Proteins encoded in a region of the Haloglomus salinum genome:
- the hmgA gene encoding hydroxymethylglutaryl-CoA reductase (NADPH) has translation MTEDADAETAADLAERVREGDLRLYELEEHADAATAAAARRELLAAETAADLGAIGAYTFDAADAEANIENMVGAAQVPMGVVGPVPVDGEAASGDEYLPLATTEGALVASVNRGCAAIRAGGGATARVLKNAMTRAPVFRVADVGEAAEVSSWVRANVPALREAAESTTSHGELRDVTPYVVGDNVFLRFAYDTKDAMGMNMATIATEEACDVVEAETPASLVALSGNLCSDKKPAAVNSVEGRGRTVAADVVIPAETVQSVLKTTPDAIAEANTRKNLVGSAKAGSLGFNAHAANTVAAAFLATGQDAAQVVEGSNAITTADVREVETEDGTQEALYASVTLASLEVGTVGGGTKLPTQAEALDVLGVRGGGDPAGSNADALAEVIATGALAGELSLLGALASSHLASAHEELGR, from the coding sequence ATGACCGAGGACGCCGACGCCGAGACGGCCGCCGACCTGGCCGAGCGGGTCCGCGAGGGCGACCTGCGCCTGTACGAACTGGAGGAGCACGCCGACGCCGCGACCGCCGCGGCCGCCCGCCGGGAGTTGCTCGCCGCCGAGACCGCGGCCGACCTCGGCGCCATCGGCGCGTACACGTTCGACGCGGCCGACGCCGAGGCCAACATCGAGAACATGGTCGGCGCTGCACAGGTGCCGATGGGTGTCGTCGGCCCCGTCCCTGTCGACGGCGAGGCGGCGTCGGGCGACGAGTACCTCCCGCTCGCGACGACCGAGGGCGCGCTCGTCGCCTCGGTCAACCGGGGCTGTGCGGCCATCCGGGCGGGCGGCGGCGCGACCGCGCGGGTGCTGAAGAACGCGATGACCCGCGCGCCCGTCTTCCGGGTGGCCGACGTGGGCGAGGCCGCCGAGGTGTCCTCGTGGGTCCGGGCGAACGTGCCGGCGCTGCGCGAGGCCGCGGAGTCGACGACGAGCCACGGCGAACTCCGGGACGTGACGCCCTACGTCGTCGGGGACAACGTCTTCCTCCGGTTCGCGTACGACACGAAGGACGCGATGGGGATGAACATGGCAACCATCGCGACCGAGGAGGCGTGCGACGTGGTGGAGGCCGAGACGCCGGCCTCGCTGGTGGCGCTCTCGGGCAACCTCTGCTCGGACAAGAAGCCGGCCGCCGTCAACAGCGTCGAGGGCCGGGGCCGCACCGTGGCGGCGGACGTCGTGATTCCCGCGGAGACGGTCCAGTCCGTCCTGAAGACGACCCCCGATGCCATCGCCGAGGCAAACACGCGCAAGAACCTCGTCGGGAGCGCCAAAGCGGGGTCGCTCGGGTTCAACGCCCACGCCGCCAATACGGTGGCGGCGGCCTTCCTCGCCACCGGGCAGGACGCCGCGCAGGTCGTCGAGGGTTCCAACGCCATCACGACCGCGGACGTGCGCGAGGTGGAGACCGAGGACGGCACGCAGGAGGCCCTCTACGCCAGCGTCACGCTCGCGTCGCTGGAGGTGGGTACGGTCGGCGGGGGGACGAAGCTCCCGACGCAGGCCGAGGCCCTGGACGTGCTGGGGGTCCGGGGCGGCGGCGACCCCGCCGGGTCCAACGCCGACGCGCTCGCGGAGGTAATTGCGACGGGGGCACTCGCGGGCGAACTGTCGCTGCTGGGGGCGCTGGCCTCGTCACATCTGGCGAGCGCTCACGAGGAACTTGGGAGGTAG
- the crcB gene encoding fluoride efflux transporter CrcB: MTDPTLLVGLGGVAGALARHLVGERVEEATYDTLAVNVLGSFVLGMLVAAPVGSDLLLLAGTGFCGAFTTFSSFAYETVRLAESGRVQRAVLNATVNLVGALAAVGLGALVAGAV; encoded by the coding sequence ATGACCGACCCGACGCTGCTCGTGGGGCTGGGGGGCGTGGCCGGCGCGCTCGCGCGCCACCTCGTCGGCGAGCGCGTCGAGGAGGCAACCTACGACACGCTCGCGGTGAACGTGCTGGGGTCGTTCGTGCTGGGGATGCTCGTGGCTGCGCCCGTCGGGAGCGACCTGCTGTTGCTGGCGGGGACGGGCTTCTGTGGCGCGTTCACGACGTTCTCCTCGTTCGCGTACGAGACGGTGCGGCTGGCCGAGTCCGGGCGCGTGCAGCGGGCGGTGCTGAACGCGACAGTGAACCTGGTCGGCGCGCTGGCGGCCGTCGGGCTGGGGGCACTGGTGGCGGGGGCGGTCTGA
- a CDS encoding DUF4129 domain-containing protein translates to MNREQVASGLLALLAVLALGGIAATLDTATGADGVGTGEGDGSGVGSDSRFSLGGGVEQLDPPEGFLPDWARTLLSVVVLLVGIYGTYELYREYGAGQLVTAATVGVVVALVLYGLLSLLRPSELGAGSGPQSGEPSLPTGGGGSAADTVSQAVDPPTALLAALGLVLLGAVAVIVRTSGDQRVTLATPDTPEPPSESDVESVAEAAGRAADRLDAADDLENAVYRSWHEMTAHLDIERPDASTPAEFADAAVAAGMDRDDVAELTRLFEAVRYGDAPATAERAERATAALRRIERTYGDGLPAEQAAAGQQVATDEQAPSGEHPAADAPTDAGDRTPGDAGTRDGG, encoded by the coding sequence GTGAACCGCGAGCAGGTCGCGAGCGGGCTGCTGGCGCTCCTCGCCGTGCTGGCGCTGGGGGGCATCGCCGCCACGCTGGACACGGCGACCGGGGCCGACGGTGTCGGTACTGGCGAGGGGGACGGGTCCGGCGTCGGCTCGGACTCGCGGTTCAGCCTCGGCGGCGGTGTCGAGCAACTCGACCCGCCCGAGGGGTTCCTGCCGGACTGGGCCCGCACGCTCCTGAGTGTCGTCGTCCTGCTCGTCGGGATATACGGCACCTACGAGCTCTACCGGGAGTACGGCGCCGGACAGCTGGTCACCGCCGCCACCGTCGGCGTCGTCGTCGCACTGGTACTCTACGGGCTCCTGTCGCTACTGCGTCCCTCGGAGCTGGGCGCCGGTTCCGGCCCGCAGTCGGGGGAGCCGTCGCTCCCGACCGGTGGAGGCGGGAGCGCCGCCGACACGGTCTCGCAGGCTGTCGACCCGCCGACGGCGCTGCTGGCGGCACTCGGGCTCGTCCTCCTCGGAGCCGTCGCGGTCATCGTCCGGACGAGCGGCGACCAGCGGGTCACCCTCGCGACGCCCGACACGCCCGAGCCACCGTCCGAGTCGGACGTGGAGAGCGTCGCGGAGGCGGCCGGCCGTGCCGCCGACCGCCTCGATGCGGCCGACGACCTCGAGAACGCGGTCTACCGCTCCTGGCACGAGATGACGGCCCACCTCGACATCGAGCGGCCCGACGCGAGCACGCCCGCGGAGTTCGCCGACGCCGCCGTCGCCGCCGGGATGGACCGGGACGACGTGGCCGAGTTGACCCGGCTCTTCGAGGCGGTCCGCTACGGCGACGCGCCCGCGACCGCGGAGCGCGCCGAGCGCGCAACGGCCGCACTCCGCCGCATCGAGCGCACGTACGGCGACGGACTGCCGGCCGAACAGGCGGCGGCCGGCCAGCAGGTTGCGACCGACGAGCAGGCGCCGTCCGGGGAGCACCCGGCGGCTGACGCGCCGACGGATGCCGGCGACCGGACGCCCGGTGACGCGGGCACGAGGGACGGAGGATGA
- a CDS encoding metal-dependent hydrolase yields the protein MMATTHVLVAAGVASLTALVAPEYAPAAAAAAGLGGLFPDLDIYAGHRRTLHFPVYASGTALAALALAVTTTSAVTVAVAAFLVGAALHAAMDALGGGLELRPWEGRSERAVYSHYHGRWLSPRRWVRYDGAPEDLLVAAMAAVPTALLVDGALPVVAAILGVSTVYVTLRRRLAALWARLADALVPRLPPTLKHRVPERFVDAD from the coding sequence ATGATGGCCACCACGCACGTGCTGGTCGCGGCCGGGGTCGCGAGCCTGACGGCCCTCGTCGCGCCCGAGTACGCCCCCGCAGCGGCCGCTGCCGCGGGCCTGGGCGGCCTGTTCCCCGACCTGGATATCTACGCCGGCCACCGGCGAACCCTCCACTTCCCGGTGTACGCGAGCGGGACGGCGCTCGCCGCGCTGGCCCTGGCCGTGACGACCACCTCGGCCGTGACGGTCGCGGTCGCCGCGTTCCTCGTCGGGGCCGCCCTCCACGCCGCGATGGACGCCCTCGGCGGCGGCCTCGAACTCCGGCCCTGGGAGGGCCGCTCCGAGCGGGCCGTCTACAGCCACTACCACGGCCGCTGGCTGTCCCCCCGGCGCTGGGTCCGCTACGATGGCGCCCCCGAGGACCTCCTCGTCGCCGCCATGGCGGCCGTCCCGACGGCGCTGCTGGTCGACGGGGCGCTCCCGGTCGTCGCCGCGATTCTGGGCGTCTCGACGGTCTACGTCACGCTCCGGCGGCGGCTGGCCGCGCTGTGGGCCCGCCTCGCCGACGCCCTCGTCCCGCGGCTCCCGCCGACCCTCAAGCACCGCGTCCCGGAACGGTTCGTCGACGCGGACTGA
- a CDS encoding sensor histidine kinase: MLDRGIDPLLFAYVAAFGAAALVCFASVVRARRITDPETRRGLVWLLFLSGGWAASHVGFLLAPDDGLKMAFYLVGLVVGLATVGPWLYFCSAYTGRTLHRDRTYRLVAVGAFVLITVVKLTNPLHGLYVTPTPAATPFPHLAVEPEALHWIVAGLAYALTAFGGFALLDRFRRADADTTPLTVLLFLVGLPIGLDLLGYATPFLVEITHEPLGVAVFAVGTLVLYTERFAAVRLTSDVDDPVIVLDDANRVRDHNEPAAAVFPSLTGSAGQPLASSVPQLAEYLEAEPIGGDGSGGGDGSGSGSPSGRSDADDTGHSDADSDDDPAAEPSVLPVSTDEGTRYYQPSATPVELGGTRYGRRLVLVDVTEAEQQRRALERQNERLERFGSAVSHDLRNPLNAANAQLQVAREQLDGENRHLAAVADEQARMEAMIEDLLTLAREGRDIGETQPVSLEALASECWARVDAGGEGCDLEVGGDLRFEADPERLRQVLENLFRNAVEHGAPDDAVASGRKAALTVRVGPLENGEGFYVADDGTGIPEGRRDRVFETGHTTADGGTGFGLAIVREIVTAHGWDIRVVESEWGGARFEVTGVVRTD, from the coding sequence GTGCTAGACCGGGGTATCGACCCACTGCTGTTCGCGTACGTGGCCGCCTTCGGCGCCGCCGCGCTGGTCTGTTTCGCCAGCGTCGTCCGCGCACGGCGCATCACGGACCCGGAGACGCGCCGAGGGCTGGTCTGGTTGCTGTTCCTCAGCGGTGGCTGGGCCGCCAGCCACGTCGGATTCCTCCTCGCCCCCGACGACGGGCTGAAGATGGCCTTCTACCTCGTCGGGCTGGTCGTGGGGCTGGCGACGGTGGGCCCGTGGCTCTACTTCTGCTCGGCGTACACCGGCCGGACCCTCCACCGCGACCGCACCTACCGGCTGGTCGCGGTCGGCGCGTTCGTCCTCATCACGGTGGTGAAGCTGACCAATCCCCTCCACGGGCTGTACGTCACGCCGACGCCGGCCGCGACGCCGTTCCCACACCTGGCGGTCGAGCCGGAGGCGCTGCACTGGATAGTCGCGGGGCTCGCCTACGCACTGACGGCGTTCGGCGGGTTCGCGTTGCTCGACCGCTTCCGCCGGGCGGACGCCGACACCACGCCGCTGACGGTTCTCCTGTTCCTCGTCGGCCTGCCCATCGGGCTGGATCTGCTCGGCTACGCCACGCCGTTCCTCGTCGAGATCACCCACGAGCCGCTCGGCGTCGCCGTCTTCGCGGTCGGTACGCTGGTGCTGTACACCGAGCGGTTCGCGGCCGTCCGCCTCACGAGCGACGTCGACGACCCGGTCATCGTCCTCGACGACGCGAACCGTGTCCGGGACCACAACGAGCCGGCCGCGGCGGTGTTCCCGTCGCTGACGGGGAGCGCCGGCCAGCCGCTGGCCAGTTCCGTCCCGCAGCTCGCCGAGTACCTCGAGGCCGAGCCCATCGGCGGCGATGGCAGTGGCGGTGGCGACGGGAGCGGCAGTGGCAGTCCGAGCGGCCGCTCGGATGCCGACGATACCGGCCACTCCGATGCAGACAGCGACGACGACCCGGCAGCGGAGCCGTCCGTCCTCCCGGTATCGACCGACGAGGGGACCCGGTACTACCAGCCCTCGGCCACGCCGGTCGAACTCGGAGGGACCCGCTACGGCCGGCGCCTCGTGCTCGTCGACGTGACCGAGGCCGAGCAGCAGCGACGGGCGCTCGAGCGGCAGAACGAGCGCCTGGAGCGGTTCGGGAGCGCCGTCTCGCACGACCTCCGGAACCCGCTGAACGCCGCGAACGCGCAGCTCCAGGTCGCCCGCGAGCAACTCGACGGCGAGAACCGACATCTCGCGGCGGTCGCCGACGAGCAGGCCCGGATGGAGGCGATGATCGAGGACCTCCTGACGCTGGCCCGCGAGGGCCGGGACATCGGCGAGACGCAACCCGTCTCGCTGGAAGCGCTCGCCTCGGAGTGCTGGGCGCGGGTCGATGCCGGCGGCGAGGGATGCGACCTCGAAGTCGGTGGCGACCTCCGGTTCGAGGCCGACCCCGAGCGGCTCCGTCAGGTACTGGAGAACCTCTTCCGCAACGCCGTGGAGCACGGCGCCCCCGACGACGCCGTGGCGAGCGGGAGGAAAGCGGCACTGACGGTGCGCGTCGGCCCACTCGAGAACGGCGAGGGGTTCTACGTGGCCGACGACGGCACCGGTATCCCCGAGGGGCGCCGCGACCGCGTGTTCGAGACGGGCCACACGACCGCCGACGGCGGGACCGGCTTCGGCCTCGCCATCGTCCGGGAGATCGTCACCGCACACGGCTGGGACATCCGGGTCGTCGAGAGCGAGTGGGGCGGCGCCCGCTTCGAGGTCACCGGCGTCGTGCGCACCGACTGA
- a CDS encoding DUF7269 family protein, whose translation MNVRGYLSVVGAAAVLAGVAVLVEPGLASLVGLRTDRVVVTVLASLALLQGGIAVSARLVGGGRAAEPGAVERRFRAPVPGDDFDDRLTDLPDLRVRRRDEERAAIRERLENVAVDVLVARGLDEDGARRHLRSGTWTADERAASFFVPAADRELSFGARLRDVFGSDLAFTRRARRAVAAIAAHAEREVPPPGVGTHEADTGRDAADPPESVDSAAADGGVERE comes from the coding sequence ATGAACGTACGCGGCTATCTGTCGGTCGTGGGCGCTGCCGCCGTCCTCGCGGGGGTCGCGGTGCTTGTGGAGCCGGGGCTCGCGTCGCTGGTCGGCCTCCGGACCGACCGTGTGGTCGTGACGGTGCTGGCGTCGCTGGCGCTGCTACAGGGAGGTATCGCGGTCAGTGCCCGCCTCGTCGGAGGGGGGCGCGCCGCCGAGCCGGGTGCGGTCGAACGGCGGTTCCGTGCACCCGTTCCCGGCGACGACTTCGACGACCGCCTGACGGACCTGCCCGACCTGCGCGTCAGGCGGCGCGACGAGGAGCGGGCGGCCATCCGCGAGCGACTGGAGAACGTCGCCGTCGACGTGCTGGTCGCCCGTGGGCTGGACGAGGACGGTGCCCGTCGGCATCTCCGCTCGGGGACGTGGACCGCCGACGAACGGGCAGCGAGCTTCTTCGTCCCCGCCGCCGACCGGGAGCTGTCGTTCGGCGCGCGCCTGCGCGATGTCTTCGGGTCGGACCTCGCCTTCACCCGGCGGGCCCGGCGCGCCGTGGCAGCCATCGCGGCCCACGCCGAGCGCGAGGTGCCACCGCCCGGCGTCGGCACGCACGAAGCGGATACGGGGCGTGACGCCGCCGACCCGCCGGAGAGCGTCGATTCCGCAGCGGCCGACGGAGGTGTCGAGCGTGAGTAG
- a CDS encoding DUF5817 domain-containing protein gives MYAVVGCSNCEALWVVEGRPDTTSCPRCQKRHQHKKLKKFVTCETAEAAKDARSRLLAERGGFAEAAAELDAFERLGETAMESGMSDDEFLAAAGLDADEVQAAGERAESGRERNLSREAAVRTALRELDTPSEGAVREFAADHGVPGDYVARFLSKLERAGEVTRTADGGYRLL, from the coding sequence ATGTACGCGGTCGTCGGGTGTTCGAACTGCGAGGCGCTGTGGGTCGTCGAGGGTCGGCCCGACACCACCTCCTGTCCGCGCTGTCAGAAACGCCACCAGCACAAGAAGCTCAAGAAGTTCGTCACCTGCGAGACGGCCGAGGCCGCCAAGGACGCGCGGTCGCGGCTGCTGGCGGAGCGTGGCGGGTTCGCGGAGGCGGCCGCCGAGTTGGATGCGTTCGAGCGCCTCGGCGAGACAGCGATGGAGTCGGGGATGAGCGACGACGAGTTCCTCGCCGCCGCCGGACTCGACGCCGACGAGGTACAGGCGGCCGGCGAGCGCGCCGAGTCCGGCCGGGAGCGGAATCTCTCGCGCGAGGCGGCCGTGCGGACGGCGCTCCGCGAACTCGACACGCCGAGCGAGGGCGCGGTCCGCGAGTTCGCCGCCGACCACGGCGTCCCCGGTGACTACGTCGCCCGGTTCCTCTCGAAACTGGAGCGGGCCGGCGAGGTGACGCGGACGGCCGACGGGGGGTATCGCCTGCTGTGA
- a CDS encoding fluoride efflux transporter FluC: MRERLRRLEPLFLIAAGGFVGAALRFAVAEALPSSALPWGTLAANVAGAFLLSILLYENRFVGALSPETRLVVGTGFCSSFTTYSTFAVETAALAGLPGVATGASLPLLAVANVAVNYVLGFAAIGLGQVVARVLA, translated from the coding sequence ATGCGCGAACGGCTCCGCCGGCTGGAACCCCTGTTCCTCATCGCCGCCGGCGGGTTCGTCGGGGCCGCGCTCCGGTTCGCCGTCGCCGAGGCCCTTCCCTCGTCGGCGCTCCCGTGGGGCACGCTCGCGGCCAACGTCGCCGGCGCCTTCCTCCTGAGCATCCTCCTGTACGAGAACCGGTTCGTCGGTGCGCTGAGCCCGGAAACGCGGCTCGTCGTCGGTACCGGCTTCTGCTCGTCGTTCACGACCTACTCCACGTTCGCCGTCGAGACGGCCGCGCTCGCCGGGCTCCCCGGCGTCGCCACGGGTGCCAGCCTTCCGCTGCTCGCGGTTGCGAACGTCGCGGTGAACTACGTGCTCGGATTCGCCGCCATCGGTCTCGGGCAGGTCGTCGCCCGGGTGCTAGCATGA
- a CDS encoding DUF7519 family protein yields the protein MSVDARRGSAGVDEAEPFDDRPGRAALAIVLVPGVVSALVLLTGGPAALAGALGLGLLAVGTHHGRRDLVGGGGLTLLVGTLLAGAFGAGPVALLVAAGAGLVAWDTAEHAVGLGEQVGRRASVSSAVGAHAAGSGLLAALGAGVSYGVFRLVGGGSSLALVLLLGGAVALLSALQS from the coding sequence GTGAGCGTCGACGCCCGACGCGGGTCGGCGGGAGTCGACGAGGCGGAGCCGTTCGATGACCGGCCGGGACGCGCGGCGCTGGCCATCGTGCTGGTCCCCGGGGTCGTCTCGGCGCTCGTGCTGCTGACCGGGGGTCCGGCAGCCCTCGCGGGCGCGCTGGGGCTCGGACTGCTCGCCGTCGGCACCCATCACGGGCGCCGGGACCTCGTCGGCGGCGGGGGACTCACGCTGCTGGTGGGGACGCTGCTGGCAGGGGCCTTCGGCGCCGGACCGGTCGCGCTGCTCGTCGCCGCGGGCGCCGGACTGGTGGCCTGGGATACCGCCGAACACGCCGTCGGACTGGGTGAACAGGTCGGCCGCCGGGCCAGCGTCTCGAGCGCGGTCGGGGCGCACGCGGCGGGGAGCGGCCTGCTCGCGGCCCTCGGGGCGGGCGTCTCGTACGGCGTCTTCCGGCTGGTCGGCGGCGGGTCGTCGCTCGCACTGGTCCTGCTCCTCGGCGGCGCCGTGGCGCTGCTGAGTGCCCTCCAGTCATAG
- a CDS encoding DUF58 domain-containing protein, translating to MSSPVPDPHLGDPRAPGQRASPGDPIDRTTRRWRGVTAFALLAGALGVLLSRPSLALAGAAGVLFGAAAHTAGPPASSVAVDREVERERAEPGEAVRVTVTVANTGDALLPDVRVVDGVPDGLTVAEGSPRHATALRPGKRATFSYAVRASRGRHRFGPATVLLRGFTGAVERELAVPAASPESPSEETGGETATETEEGTTAAGDEASTSTTGRLACAPRLGEGQAVPLRPQTTGFSGRVTTDFGGAGAEFHSVRSYRPGDPLSRVDWARVARTGEFATRQFREERAATVVCLLDTREETYRAPAPDAPTALERSVTAAGTAFTSLLDAGDRAGIAAWGPTACWLAPGTGGEHRARARELLGTHPAFDPTPPDRTFLSTIARRRVERRLPMDAQVLLFSPLADDRPVDLARRLDAHGHRVTVVSPDPTARDTAGHALAAVERDRRLSTLRSAGVRVVDWEDEPLATALVRADQRWST from the coding sequence GTGAGTAGCCCGGTCCCGGACCCGCATCTCGGCGACCCACGTGCGCCCGGCCAGCGGGCGAGTCCGGGGGACCCCATCGACCGGACGACCCGGCGATGGCGTGGGGTGACGGCGTTCGCCCTGCTGGCGGGTGCGCTGGGCGTGTTACTGTCGCGGCCGTCGCTGGCGCTGGCCGGCGCGGCCGGCGTCCTGTTCGGCGCGGCCGCGCACACCGCCGGGCCGCCGGCCTCGTCGGTCGCCGTCGACCGGGAGGTCGAGCGGGAACGGGCCGAGCCCGGCGAGGCCGTCCGGGTGACCGTCACCGTCGCGAACACCGGCGACGCGTTGCTCCCCGACGTGCGGGTCGTCGACGGCGTTCCCGACGGGCTGACGGTCGCCGAGGGGTCACCCCGGCACGCCACCGCGCTGCGCCCCGGCAAGCGCGCGACCTTCTCCTACGCGGTCCGGGCGAGTCGTGGGCGCCACCGCTTCGGCCCGGCGACGGTCCTGCTGCGGGGGTTCACCGGTGCCGTCGAGCGGGAGCTGGCGGTGCCCGCCGCGTCCCCGGAGTCACCGAGCGAAGAAACGGGAGGAGAGACGGCGACGGAGACGGAGGAAGGAACGACCGCCGCGGGTGACGAGGCTTCGACGAGCACGACGGGCCGGCTCGCGTGCGCCCCGCGCCTCGGCGAGGGGCAGGCCGTCCCGCTCCGGCCGCAGACGACCGGCTTCTCCGGTCGCGTCACGACCGACTTCGGCGGCGCGGGCGCGGAGTTCCACTCCGTCAGGAGCTACCGTCCGGGGGACCCGCTCTCGCGCGTCGACTGGGCCCGGGTCGCACGGACCGGCGAGTTCGCCACCCGACAGTTCCGCGAGGAGCGGGCCGCGACCGTCGTCTGCCTGCTCGATACGCGCGAGGAGACCTACCGCGCGCCGGCACCGGATGCGCCGACGGCGCTCGAACGGAGTGTGACGGCGGCGGGGACAGCGTTCACCTCGCTGCTGGACGCCGGGGACCGGGCCGGCATCGCGGCGTGGGGGCCGACGGCGTGCTGGCTCGCCCCCGGAACGGGCGGCGAGCATCGGGCCCGCGCCCGGGAACTGCTCGGGACGCACCCGGCGTTCGACCCCACCCCGCCCGACCGGACGTTCCTCTCCACCATCGCCCGTCGACGGGTCGAGCGCCGGCTCCCGATGGACGCACAGGTCCTGCTGTTCAGTCCGCTGGCCGACGACCGGCCCGTCGACCTCGCGCGCCGGCTCGACGCCCACGGCCACCGGGTGACCGTCGTGAGTCCCGACCCGACGGCGCGTGATACCGCCGGGCACGCGCTTGCGGCCGTTGAGCGCGACCGCCGGCTCTCGACCCTGCGGAGCGCCGGCGTCCGCGTGGTCGACTGGGAGGACGAACCGCTCGCGACCGCCCTCGTGCGGGCCGACCAGCGGTGGTCGACGTGA
- a CDS encoding cyclase family protein, whose amino-acid sequence MLSLADAELVDLSIGLEPGAASEPWPPDVEYFDHDQGAQLLSENLQGLGFDVDAEDFPDEQGLAWEEVHAIPHTGTHLDAPWHYGPESGGGPARTIDEVPLEWCRGNAVVLDVREMDPGAEITPDDIDARLDALDHELSAGELVFLQTGADELWGEAEYLQQFPGMGAAATKHLVEQGVRVIGTDAYGFDKPFAEMGRRFADSDENEELWPAHFAGRDVEYCQIEKMANLDRLPRKTDVPVVCFPISIEGASAGWVRPVAMFEPETLPDGGDALAADGGVRA is encoded by the coding sequence ATGCTCTCGCTCGCGGACGCCGAACTCGTCGACCTGAGTATCGGCCTGGAACCGGGGGCGGCCAGCGAGCCCTGGCCTCCCGACGTGGAGTACTTCGACCACGACCAGGGCGCGCAGCTGCTCTCCGAGAACCTGCAGGGCCTCGGCTTCGACGTCGACGCCGAGGACTTCCCCGACGAACAGGGCCTCGCCTGGGAAGAGGTCCACGCAATCCCGCACACGGGCACGCACCTCGACGCGCCGTGGCACTACGGTCCCGAATCCGGCGGCGGACCCGCTCGGACCATCGACGAGGTCCCGCTGGAGTGGTGCCGCGGGAACGCGGTGGTACTCGACGTTCGGGAGATGGACCCCGGTGCCGAGATAACGCCCGACGACATCGACGCCCGGCTCGACGCCCTGGACCACGAGCTGAGCGCGGGCGAACTCGTCTTCCTCCAGACGGGTGCCGACGAGTTGTGGGGCGAGGCCGAGTACCTGCAGCAGTTCCCGGGGATGGGCGCCGCCGCCACGAAACACCTCGTCGAGCAGGGCGTGCGGGTCATCGGTACCGACGCGTACGGCTTCGACAAGCCGTTCGCCGAGATGGGTCGCCGGTTCGCCGACTCGGATGAGAACGAGGAGCTGTGGCCCGCACACTTCGCCGGCCGTGACGTGGAGTACTGTCAGATAGAGAAGATGGCGAACCTCGACCGACTTCCCCGGAAGACGGACGTGCCGGTGGTCTGCTTCCCCATCTCCATCGAGGGCGCCTCCGCCGGCTGGGTGCGGCCGGTCGCGATGTTCGAGCCCGAGACGCTCCCCGATGGTGGGGACGCACTCGCGGCCGACGGAGGTGTTCGGGCATGA
- a CDS encoding DUF7382 domain-containing protein, whose protein sequence is MWNPVATKIEVRFRASRPVRPRRLADDDRGIEGLPVRLVIALVVGVASLGVMLNMVSGLSGLGVTELDVAPEPEVTAPGETNVTVRVVDPDGGGVANATVVARSGSARLDGPRVAKTDRNGTASLRLDPNLGTNQAEGTVEFEVKPPAGSPFADRRANTVLLVVRG, encoded by the coding sequence ATGTGGAATCCGGTTGCGACGAAGATTGAAGTACGATTCCGCGCCAGCCGCCCCGTGCGACCGAGACGACTCGCGGACGACGACCGCGGCATCGAGGGGTTACCGGTCAGGCTGGTCATCGCGCTGGTGGTGGGCGTGGCCAGCCTCGGCGTGATGCTGAACATGGTCTCCGGGCTCTCCGGGCTCGGCGTGACCGAACTCGACGTCGCGCCAGAACCCGAAGTGACGGCGCCAGGCGAGACGAACGTGACCGTCCGCGTGGTGGACCCCGACGGTGGCGGGGTGGCGAACGCGACGGTCGTGGCCCGGAGCGGCTCCGCGCGCCTCGACGGGCCACGGGTCGCGAAGACCGACCGCAACGGGACCGCCAGCCTCCGGCTCGACCCGAACCTGGGGACGAACCAGGCCGAGGGGACCGTGGAGTTCGAGGTGAAACCCCCCGCCGGGAGTCCGTTCGCCGACCGCCGGGCGAACACCGTACTGCTGGTGGTTCGGGGGTGA